In the Gossypium arboreum isolate Shixiya-1 chromosome 10, ASM2569848v2, whole genome shotgun sequence genome, one interval contains:
- the LOC108474649 gene encoding cytochrome P450 71A1-like encodes MDIVIVKAKLVEQTWSNPLLLSLLVLFLNLFLNFIKRSKLKLPPSPPKLPIIGNLHQIGTLPHRSFRTLSTKYGPLMLLHIGHTPTLVVSSAELAEEMVRNHDIVFSNRPITTPVKILLYGCKDLGFAPYSEYWRQARKICVLHLLSLKRVQSFQFVREEEVLTLINKIRGRCLDASPINMTEMLLGTSHNIISRCVIGLKGDEEGGSGARFGEVTRRFMHQISEFNVGDMFPSLGWLDVLSGFIGRLKETAKEMDEFLDKVIEEHMALKSYDEKDFVHILLQLQSDGMLGTDHSGPLQSYFGVWILQDMFVAGTESVATATEWTMAELMRQPNIMKKAQDEVRKVVGKKPKIDAEDIHRMDYLKCIIKETLRLHPPAPLMSPRQTSTSVKLGDYHIPPKTTVFVNVWAIQRDPRLWEMPDVFYPERFENVEFDYKNPKSFQFIPFGIGRRTCPGVSSGLIAVEYVIANLLYWFDWKLPPHISAQNLDITEAFGLGVCMKFPLCLLPMPYRP; translated from the exons ATGGATATAGTTATAGTGAAAGCAAAATTAGTTGAGCAAACATGGTCAAATCCCTTGCTTCTTTCGCTTCTCGTCTTGTTCCTCAACTTATTCCTTAACTTCATCAAGCGTAGCAAGCTCAAATTGCCACCATCACCACCCAAACTCCCCATAATTGGCAACTTACACCAAATAGGCACACTCCCTCATCGTTCTTTCCGAACTTTGTCTACCAAATATGGCCCTCTAATGTTGTTACACATTGGCCATACTCCAACTCTCGTAGTTTCATCAGCTGAACTGGCTGAAGAAATGGTGAGAAACCATGACATTGTTTTCTCAAACAGGCCTATAACCACACCTGTAAAAATCTTGCTTTATGGGTGCAAGGACTTGGGGTTTGCACCATATAGTGAGTACTGGAGACAAGCTAGGAAAATTTGTGTTCTTCATCTTCTAAGCCTGAAAAGAGTGCAATCATTTCAGTTTGTGAGAGAAGAAGAAGTTTTAACACTGATTAATAAGATCCGTGGTAGATGTCTCGATGCTAGTCCAATTAATATGACTGAGATGTTGCTTGGCACCTCTCACAATATAATCTCTAGGTGTGTGATTGGGCTGAAGGGTGATGAAGAAGGTGGAAGTGGAGCTCGATTTGGGGAGGTAACCAGAAGATTTATGCATCAGATTTCGGAATTTAATGTTGGGGACATGTTTCCTTCATTGGGATGGTTGGATGTTCTTTCTGGGTTTATTGGTCGACTGAAAGAGACGGCTAAAGAAATGGATGAGTTCCTTGATAAGGTGATTGAAGAGCATATGGCTTTGAAATCCTACGATGAAAAAGACTTTGTGCATATTCTCCTTCAGCTTCAAAGCGATGGCATGCTCGGCACTGATCACTCGGGACCACTTCAAAGCTATTTTGGCG TATGGATATTACAGGACATGTTCGTGGCAGGAACCGAAAGTGTGGCAACAGCAACAGAATGGACAATGGCTGAACTGATGAGGCAACCGAATATTATGAAGAAAGCCCAAGACGAAGTTCGAAAGGTGGTAGGAAAGAAACCCAAGATAGATGCAGAAGACATCCATCGCATGGACTACTTGAAATGCATTATCAAAGAAACATTGAGATTACATCCACCGGCTCCTCTCATGTCTCCTCGACAAACATCGACGAGTGTGAAATTGGGAGATTACCATATCCCTCCCAAAACAACAGTGTTTGTGAATGTGTGGGCAATCCAAAGGGATCCCAGGTTATGGGAAATGCCTGATGTATTTTATCCCGAGAGATTTGAGAATGTGGAATTCGATTATAAAAATCCCAAGAGCTTCCAATTCATCCCCTTTGGAATAGGAAGGAGGACTTGTCCCGGAGTGTCCTCCGGCCTTATTGCTGTTGAATATGTAATTGCTAACCTTCTCTATTGGTTTGACTGGAAGTTGCCCCCTCATATCTCTGCTCAGAACTTGGACATCACTGAAGCTTTCGGGTTAGGCGTTTGCATGAAGTTCCCTCTCTGTCTCCTGCCAATGCCTTATCGTCCTTAG